From Nitrospirota bacterium, one genomic window encodes:
- a CDS encoding aspartate 4-decarboxylase: KFIDRMVADSRQVALNHTAGLSMPQQIQMALFSLFALLDKANSYKTLCQLIVRRRYQALWEGLGLPSPPDENRAFYYVELDIMVWAEKVYGPDFVKFLRKNYECTDILFRLAEKSGVVLMHGGGFGGPDWSVRVSLANLPEDTYPKIGQYLKEAAEGYVEEWKAATSKMTKKK, translated from the coding sequence AAATTCATCGACCGCATGGTGGCAGATAGCCGCCAGGTCGCGCTGAACCACACTGCCGGCCTGTCGATGCCCCAGCAGATCCAGATGGCCCTGTTCTCCCTGTTCGCGCTGCTTGACAAGGCGAACAGCTATAAGACACTCTGCCAGCTCATCGTGCGTCGGCGTTACCAGGCGCTCTGGGAAGGTTTGGGACTTCCATCGCCACCCGATGAGAACAGGGCTTTCTATTATGTAGAACTCGATATCATGGTCTGGGCCGAAAAGGTCTACGGCCCCGACTTCGTGAAGTTCCTCCGGAAGAACTACGAATGCACGGATATCCTGTTCCGCCTCGCTGAGAAGTCAGGTGTCGTGCTGATGCATGGCGGTGGCTTCGGTGGGCCGGACTGGTCGGTCAGGGTATCGCTCGCCAACCTGCCGGAGGATACTTATCCGAAGATCGGCCAGTACCTCAAGGAGGCGGCCGAGGGCTATGTCGAGGAATGGAAGGCTGCTACATCAAAGATGACGAAAAAGAAGTAA
- a CDS encoding type II asparaginase, producing MTSNMFRSILTTVVALMLIASAAQAKPKIMILATGGTIAGAQASTSEAGYKSGSFSVDDLIKAVPQLKDLADITGEQVANIGSQTMNHEVWLKLAKRVNEVLKGDTDGVVITHGTDTMEETAYFLSLVVKSDKPVVLVGSMRPATAIGADGPANLYDAVALAANPEAKGRGPLVVLNDEIHYAREAQKTNSTALDTFKSPNRGRAGVMNTGKAYFFSTNTTVHTTKSEFSVDGKVVNDLPYVEVVYSYANFGRDTIDFLVGKGVKGIVLAGVGDGNSTDTAIAALAEAAKKGVAVVRSTRTGSGLVVRNVEVDDEKLGFIAAMELNPQKARILLMLGLMNTNDPKKLQDFFMKY from the coding sequence ATGACATCGAACATGTTTCGGAGCATTTTGACGACTGTCGTCGCACTGATGCTGATCGCGTCGGCGGCGCAGGCCAAACCCAAGATCATGATCCTCGCAACGGGCGGCACTATCGCTGGCGCGCAGGCCAGCACGAGCGAGGCGGGATACAAGTCAGGCAGCTTTTCCGTTGATGACCTCATCAAGGCCGTGCCCCAGCTGAAGGACCTTGCGGACATCACCGGAGAGCAAGTGGCCAACATTGGCAGCCAGACTATGAATCACGAAGTGTGGCTGAAGCTTGCGAAGCGGGTCAATGAGGTTCTCAAAGGCGACACCGACGGTGTGGTCATCACCCACGGTACGGACACGATGGAGGAAACGGCTTACTTCCTCAGCCTTGTGGTGAAGAGCGACAAGCCGGTCGTGCTGGTAGGGTCCATGCGGCCTGCCACTGCTATAGGTGCGGACGGTCCGGCCAATCTCTACGACGCGGTAGCACTAGCAGCCAATCCGGAAGCCAAGGGACGTGGCCCGCTCGTCGTCCTCAATGATGAGATCCACTACGCCCGCGAAGCGCAAAAGACGAACAGCACGGCGCTGGATACATTCAAGTCGCCGAACCGCGGACGGGCAGGCGTCATGAACACGGGCAAGGCCTACTTCTTTTCCACCAACACCACGGTCCATACGACGAAGAGCGAGTTTTCCGTGGACGGCAAAGTTGTTAACGACCTGCCGTACGTGGAGGTCGTCTACTCCTATGCCAATTTCGGTCGTGACACCATCGACTTCCTCGTCGGGAAGGGTGTGAAAGGCATCGTGCTCGCTGGAGTGGGCGATGGGAACAGCACTGATACTGCGATTGCCGCACTTGCAGAAGCTGCCAAGAAGGGCGTTGCCGTCGTACGCTCTACACGCACGGGCAGCGGCCTCGTTGTGCGCAACGTGGAAGTGGACGACGAGAAGCTGGGGTTCATCGCCGCTATGGAACTCAATCCCCAGAAGGCCCGCATCCTGCTCATGCTCGGCCTGATGAATACGAACGATCCTAAGAAACTGCAGGATTTCTTCATGAAGTACTGA
- the aspT gene encoding aspartate-alanine antiporter, whose protein sequence is MDYFVKALQEHQELAIFLALALGFFIGRFKIGSFTLGTVVGTLLAGVLIGQIDIKVPAIVKTIFFDLFLFTTGYKVGPQFFRGLKKDALSQMALTVVLCVTCLLTAFTVSKLLRYDMGTAAGLLAGAFTESTVIGTASDAINHLSIPAEEKTRLMNNIPVAYAVSYLVGTAFVVWFLSSLGPRLMRVNLKEEGRKLQAQISGEEEQEPGVQSAFQSFGVRAYSVTNEKLVNKTIAEIEALPKEMRVFISRVRHEGTIIEPEQAMVIHKGDVIAVMARTEALMARGTVIGPEVEDKALIDFPQETLDVVITNKAVAGKTLRELVALNFARGVFLQKLLRGGEPMPFALETRIDRGDVMRIVGARRDIDLAAKELGYADRPTSATDMVFVGSGIVLGGLVGLLSITIGKLPITLTASGGALIMGLIFGWLRSVRPTFGRIPEPAMWVFDTVGLTTFIAVVGLGAGPSFIAGLKHAGISLVFVGLLVAVLPHVAAILFGRYVLKMNPLILLGACSGAGTITAALRAIQDEAHSKLPALGYTVPYAIGNILLTAWGPVIVAMMA, encoded by the coding sequence ATGGACTATTTTGTGAAGGCCCTTCAAGAGCATCAGGAACTGGCTATCTTCCTTGCTCTCGCTCTAGGGTTTTTCATTGGCCGGTTCAAGATCGGATCGTTTACCCTGGGAACCGTTGTGGGTACGCTGCTGGCAGGCGTCCTCATCGGGCAGATCGATATCAAGGTCCCGGCGATCGTAAAGACCATTTTTTTCGACCTGTTCCTCTTCACGACTGGGTACAAGGTCGGGCCCCAGTTCTTCCGGGGGCTGAAAAAGGATGCCCTGTCCCAGATGGCGCTCACAGTCGTCCTGTGCGTCACCTGTCTGCTTACCGCTTTTACGGTCTCAAAGCTCCTCAGGTATGACATGGGGACAGCGGCGGGTCTGCTAGCCGGGGCATTTACCGAATCCACGGTCATCGGCACGGCGAGCGATGCCATCAATCATCTTAGTATCCCGGCCGAGGAGAAGACCCGGCTCATGAACAATATACCGGTCGCGTACGCTGTCAGTTACCTAGTCGGCACCGCTTTCGTTGTATGGTTCCTGTCGAGTCTCGGACCAAGGTTGATGCGGGTCAACTTGAAGGAGGAGGGCAGGAAACTGCAAGCCCAGATCTCAGGCGAAGAAGAGCAGGAGCCCGGCGTGCAATCAGCTTTTCAGAGTTTCGGGGTCCGGGCGTATAGCGTGACCAATGAGAAACTGGTGAACAAGACCATCGCGGAGATCGAGGCCCTGCCTAAGGAGATGAGGGTCTTTATCTCGCGGGTCCGTCATGAAGGCACGATCATCGAGCCCGAGCAAGCAATGGTCATTCATAAGGGGGACGTGATCGCAGTAATGGCACGCACCGAGGCCCTCATGGCCCGGGGAACCGTGATCGGACCCGAAGTGGAGGATAAGGCCCTCATCGACTTTCCCCAGGAAACCCTGGACGTCGTGATCACAAACAAGGCTGTGGCCGGGAAGACCCTCAGGGAGCTGGTTGCCTTGAATTTTGCCCGTGGCGTCTTTCTGCAGAAACTGCTGCGCGGAGGGGAGCCGATGCCGTTCGCGCTCGAAACGCGCATCGACCGTGGAGATGTTATGAGGATCGTCGGGGCGAGGCGCGATATCGATCTTGCTGCGAAGGAACTGGGGTACGCTGACCGGCCCACGAGCGCCACGGATATGGTCTTTGTAGGTTCAGGCATCGTCCTTGGAGGGCTGGTCGGCCTACTCTCGATAACGATCGGCAAATTGCCGATAACACTCACGGCGAGCGGCGGCGCGCTGATCATGGGCCTGATATTCGGCTGGCTCAGGTCTGTCCGTCCGACCTTCGGCCGTATCCCCGAGCCCGCCATGTGGGTCTTCGACACAGTCGGACTCACCACCTTCATTGCCGTTGTTGGTCTCGGGGCAGGCCCCAGCTTCATAGCGGGACTCAAACACGCCGGGATAAGTTTGGTTTTTGTTGGACTTCTAGTGGCCGTGCTGCCTCACGTCGCGGCGATTCTCTTCGGACGCTATGTCTTAAAGATGAACCCCCTGATCCTTCTGGGCGCATGTTCGGGAGCAGGGACGATAACTGCGGCGCTTCGCGCCATCCAGGATGAGGCGCACAGCAAGCTTCCAGCATTGGGCTATACGGTGCCCTATGCCATTGGGAACATCCTGCTTACAGCATGGGGGCCGGTTATTGTGGCCATGATGGCATGA